The sequence below is a genomic window from Globicephala melas chromosome 14, mGloMel1.2, whole genome shotgun sequence.
CATGCTTGAATTTAGTCGGGTTCCCTACCTCCTGGCCCCTGTCCTGCACAGGACACGACTCACTGTCTGCTTCGGAGAACGATCCGGATTCGTCGCTGGAGTTGGTGCCGTAAGACTGCTCACATTTAATCTGGGGTCGGACTTGGTTGTACATTCCATCTCCCATCAGGCCTGGTTCCTGATGTTCTGTGGCCAGGAATCTGGCTCCCTGGGAACAGGGCGAGGAGGAGAACTCGCAGAGAGGCAGGCTGCAGGGTGAGCCCCCGCTCCCGTCTTCGGCGTACGAGTAGGAGGAACACGAACTCGAAGTCCGAGTCCTGGCCTCCAACGGGGGCGAGCGAGGGCAGACTTTGATTGGCACCGGGCAGCTGGTGTTGGGCCGCATCCTTCCTGGCAAGTGTTCAGCCATCAGCCCACCGTGAGGGTAGGCCTGTGAGCTGGGGAGGGACTGGCCAGTCCCCACCCACAGGCCCTTTGGCACCGGCTCGGAGAGGTCTTTGTCCAAACCGCTTACCCCAGAGTACGAGTGCGCCGCGGTGCTCACTTGGTCACAAGTGCTGGAGGAGAAGATCACACTTCTCCGGTCCAGCTCTCCTTCCTGTTTACAGAGCGCCTCCAACCCAGGCCCCTTGAGGGGGGACCCCACTGTGAAGCTGGACGCGTCCTTCTGGCCCATGTGGGGCTGTCCGTAATTCCCTGGGAAAGGGGCGTAGTCACTTTTAAGGTCACCCTGAGTGATCCCCTTGTCAAAAGGGCACGCGGAACTCCTGGCAAAGTGCTGCTGAGAGGTACCGGGCAGGCCGGACAACTCCACACTTTTTGTTAGGCTGAACAGAGACCTTAAGCAGGAGGGGGAGGACGCGCCCCTGGACCTCTCCAGGCAGGCGGCCCCGgcagggggggcgggggcgggcgcgggggcggggcggggctgttTCCGGTCCATTTCCACGTCCCCGGCTCTGTCTCTGACGTCAGGCTCATCTCCAGACAGGCAGAGCGTGATGCTCTCTTCTTCGTTCTCTTCGCTGGGCGGCTCGCTTTTAATCTGCCCCATGGCAAGCCCCGGCTTGAGGCTGTTGCCAGAGTTCTCTTCACCGAATGTGCTTGCAAAACCTGAGGTACTGTGTGATGATGCGTTATAGACATTCTTGGTACATGCAAGCTGGTATTTCTTGTATCTGGGGTACTGCGTTAATGCGTCCTTTGCCGCGCTCTCCTTGGTGTCCGCGGGCACGTCGGACTCCGGCAGCAAaacttcttccttctctgctaCTGGGATGGCAGTGGCCTCAAAGCTGATGGGGTCTGGAAGCATCTGGTCCCTGGGGCAAGCCATCTTGGCCGTCTCCGAATCCAtcgtctcctcctcctcttcttctccgGCGCTGTTCTCACGGTCCTCGTGCGG
It includes:
- the BACH2 gene encoding transcription regulator protein BACH2, producing the protein MSVDEKPDSPMYVYESTVHCTNILLGLNDQRKKDILCDVTLIVERKEFRAHRAVLAACSEYFWQALVGQTRNDLVVSLPEEVTARGFGPLLQFAYTAKLLLSRENIREVIRCAEFLRMHNLEDSCFSFLQTQLLNSEDGLFVCRKDGACQRPHEDRENSAGEEEEEETMDSETAKMACPRDQMLPDPISFEATAIPVAEKEEVLLPESDVPADTKESAAKDALTQYPRYKKYQLACTKNVYNASSHSTSGFASTFGEENSGNSLKPGLAMGQIKSEPPSEENEEESITLCLSGDEPDVRDRAGDVEMDRKQPRPAPAPAPAPPAGAACLERSRGASSPSCLRSLFSLTKSVELSGLPGTSQQHFARSSACPFDKGITQGDLKSDYAPFPGNYGQPHMGQKDASSFTVGSPLKGPGLEALCKQEGELDRRSVIFSSSTCDQVSTAAHSYSGVSGLDKDLSEPVPKGLWVGTGQSLPSSQAYPHGGLMAEHLPGRMRPNTSCPVPIKVCPRSPPLEARTRTSSSCSSYSYAEDGSGGSPCSLPLCEFSSSPCSQGARFLATEHQEPGLMGDGMYNQVRPQIKCEQSYGTNSSDESGSFSEADSESCPVQDRGQEVKLPFPVDQITDLPRNDFQMMIKMHKLTSEQLEFIHDVRRRSKNRIAAQRCRKRKLDCIQNLECEIRKLVCEKEKLLSERNQLKACMGELLDNFSCLSQEVCRDIQSPEQIQALHRYCPVLRPMGLPTASGMNPVPLGVEQNLAAPQCAVEESVPCCLEQGTAAPGPPWAPSSASENCNSARRLEGTDPGTFSDRGPPLEPRSQTVTVDFCQEMTDKCTTDEQPRKDYT